The Oncorhynchus clarkii lewisi isolate Uvic-CL-2024 chromosome 12, UVic_Ocla_1.0, whole genome shotgun sequence genome segment agcatgacagagtgatcttcagccttgtcctcgtcaacactcacacctgtgttaacgagagaatcactgacatgatgtcagctggtccttttgtggcagggctgaaatgcagtggaaatgttttttggggattcagttcatttgtatggcaaagagggactttgcaattaattgcaattcatctgatcactcttcataacattctggagtatatgcaaattgccatcatacaaactgaggcaacagactttgtgaaaattaatatttctcaaaacttttggccacgactgtgcaGTCCACATTAGTACTAAAAAGCTGATTTACCATAATTtcattgtattattatttagttTTTAGAATTTTGAAGTAAATATGAACTCTGCCATATTTATGTGGTAAAAATGACTGCAATTTAAAGGTGCGGTACACCAAAATTTGAAATATAAGTAATTTTATTGACAAAAAGTGTTTCATCCATTGATCCTGAGAAACAATGACCAAACATATGGCTTAGTTTTCTTTATTTACTTACCCCACAGTCGCCGCTAGTGACACAATGGGATTGGTAGTACCTATGGCAGAATGATTCAGCAAGCATGGCCAAATCCTCAAAGTCACTTACATTTTTTTGGTATAGCAAACAAAATATCTTAACAAGTTGCACTTAGGGCCCAATTTTGGCCCGAGTTAAGAGCACATAAATGGAACGTAATTCCCTTTTTCTACACTTTTCTCTCTATGcctattctgaccttgaacttaagcaaTTAAATGAAagtgtggtggaggtgtgtctacaaataggttgtattctgaccttgacttaatacCACCGCCTTTACGCGGGAGGAAACTATGAAGAAGGTCTAGCGCAGAGTTTcctaaactcggtcctggggccccacCCTGGGTCGACATTTTGGTTtatgccctagcactacacagctgattcaaataatcaaagcttgatgacgagttggTTATTTGAACCAGCTGTGTGGTGCTAGGGCAAACACCAAAATGTGGACCCAGGgtggggccccaggaccgagtttgggaaaccctggtctagAGAACCTATCGGTTCCATGTGGAAAAAGCATCTACTACATTTTTTCAGatataaataacaccattctccatgcactgtaatttacaacttGATGAAAGCTATTGATACGAGCTACGCAAATGAATAATCCATTTGGATGAgggaattgtaaatataaatgacaTTTGCTTTAGATATATTTAACCTTATAATCCCTGGAGACAGATGTGAaaccagacatatggcagcaaactgaagcatattAACATATCAACGGCCTTGGGATGGGCACTCTCTTAATGTCTTAATTATAGGCTACCCGACATTCTCTGTATCCTATTTCTAACTTGTTAAATATTAACCACTGTCAGTATCGACTGTCAGTGGGCCTAATAACAACACCGATTCAAATGCCAATTTACTGTTAGTTACTTTCAGTTGGTATAGCATACATGATCATTCCATTTAATTCCATTGTTTCGTTTAGCTTAATTTGCTTCCTCTTTAACACCGCCACGACCATGTGGTTGTTGCCGAGGATCATTAGCAATAGTTGATAATATAAAAAAAGACATGTAGGCTAATTAAATTGTTATGGAGTGGAGCGCAGACCAAGCCGTAACAGTTTAAACACGACACATGGTGCCATACTGGGCTGTGTCATCacacagttccatggttagtgcaggcaaTTGACACCCTATTCTCCCTGTTATAATTGTACATGTACACTAATCTTCCAACATTACCATGGATTAAAGAACTGAAGTCCATATCGatacagaaacacaacacaattATTCTGATTTATTAAGAGCAAGTTGATTGACAAAGTCATGAAAAGTTGGAAGAATTTAATAAACCACTTTTGGGCTATGATTAAAAAAGCTcagtgaccatagggttcttggtcacctccctgaccaaggcccttctcccccaatttctcagtttggccgggaggccagttctaggaagagtcttggtggttccaaacttcttccatttcaaaatgatggaggccactgtgttcttggggacctttttTGGTACCCTATGGCTcgccacaatcctgtctctgagttctatggactattccttcgacctcatggcttggtttttgctctgacatgcattgtcaaatgtgggaccttatattgacaggtatgtgccttttccaaatcatgtccaatcaattgaatttaccacaggtgaactccaatcaagttgtagaaacatctcaaggatgatcaatggaaacaggatgcactttagctctcatagcaaagggtctgaatacttgttcaaatgtgatatttcagtttttttatttgcaaacatttctaaaaacctgtttttgctttttcattatggggtattgtgtgtagattgatgagggaagaaTTCTTAAAAAgtcaactttagaataaggctgttacgtaacaaaatgtggaaaaagtgaaggggtctgaatactttccgaatcgctgtaaatgtgatatttcagttttttatacatttgcaaaaatgtataaaaaataaatgtttttgctgtcattatgaggtattgtgtgtagattgatgagggggaaaaaagtgAAACATTGACTTCAATTGAATCACACTACAACGCTGATCTTCGGCGCTACAGATTGAATCCAACCACTACTGTACAGATGTGGACCAGGATAATGAAGAGATTTGAAGTCCGGAACATTGAAAACAACAGGACAAATACTTTTTGTACAGGTCACAGCTTGCTTTATTTTTCATCTCAAACCTATGGGATGCACACTGAGAAACTACTCCAGGCTTTGCTACATATTATCTACCAAAATCACAATAATTCAAAAAGCGTTTTTtgacaacataaaaaaaaaatggtaacgGAACAAAACTACGCAGAGAAGCTTATCTAAAAATGTATCTAAACATTGCAGAACCATGAGTTTTAGCAAAGACAGTGATTAGCACACTGTTCCCCATAATCTCCACGTCTTGGGTATTTATCCCTAGCTAGGTCCACATATTCATGTTGTGTACAGTATCTGGACTGTTTTCTAAAGCAAAACATAACTGGCAATAAGgccatttttttttctcccattgaATTATTTTTAAAAACGTCATGAAACCTAGCTACAACAATGCACACACAGAAACTAGCATGAATGCATTGGGCTTTATACAGCTTGCCTCAATGACGGAACtatgacatacagtacagtaccttgAAAAGTGTTCAGTTATCAAACCGTCATGATAGAGAATATTTAGCTAGCTTTGCTCAGATAATTCAGGAAATCTATTGTATACTGGTGTTCATGTTCAACTTCCATAGATGTACAAATCGATACTCACTTGGGAAAACCTTTTTTATAAGAATGTATTCCAGTATGATTATGCACAGAGTGACATAGATAAGCCTGGACTTGAATCAGAAACATGTTCCTAGTGTTTATCATTACATGCCTtccactacacacagtcatgacACTACAGGAGGCCTAGCAGATAACAGGCGCACACATCTGAAAAATGAAGTTTGACTCTTGTTAGTAGCAGCTCAGAAAAACTGACTCTGAGTGGATTTCAACATTGACTCGTGCCTTTGTACAAACAGTTGTTTGATATCAAATACAAAACAGCAATAACAAGTTTTAAAAAATAGTGAtgataaataataaatacatagaGGGATGAGAACAGAGACAGCCGGGAGAGAAGGGAGATTCAGATACGGGCAGGAAGGCGGGTGTGAGAGTACTCTGAGCCGAGCAAGACACTGGGGAGACAGACACTCCCTGTTAAAAGCTTGGAATGGAGACGGGCAGACGAGGTGGGGTTGGTGGGAGGGTTGGGCAGGCAGACTCAGTGCCCGTCTGTGTTGGGCGGCTTGGCGTCGTGCGGGGCAGCGCCAGCAGGGAGCCAGGGAGAGACGGAGCGAGAGGTGGTCTGCTTGGCCATGCTGTAGTGGCTGATCACCGTATAGAAGCGCCCTCGGGAGTTGGCATCCTGAGCAGTGTAGTAGGCCTCCAGAGAGGCAGGGATGCACCGCTTATgctgcagagggggagagagggagagagtggggagggttCAATATCATACTCTCCTCATTTACACACTGTTGCACAGCACTAAGGGCTTTTTCTGGTGaagagttttttttttctcctctggaGAGTGCAGTAGCTGTGTCTAAATTAGATCTACTTCAGCTAACATGCCTGTAGTCCACAGCAAAAACCTCTAAAGGTGACTGTACAGACAAATAACCAGTGTAGTTGTAACGctctgtcccaaatagcaccctattctctatgcagtgcactacttttgaccagggtatatatggctctagtcaaaaggaatacacaatatagggaatagggtgccatttgggcccaCTCACCTTGTATATGAATCCGTCTGGGCAGCTGTGGTCGTAGGTAAACGCCTTGTACACCACCAGGAACACTATGCAGGCCAGGAAGGCCAAGGCCAGGACTATGAGGATAGTGACCTGCGAATGAGAGATACACACCATTCAATTTAATAGCTGCCAGCGAAGTCAGGTTTCCTGTCAACGCGGAGATCTAAAACATCCTAAAGCAAGTTTCTGTTATTTAATAGATTCGATGGAGTTTGACACTATAATATCGGTATATGTTCAAAAGAGCACTCAAACAACTACTACCATCATTTGTCTGGTGACAAGGTGAGAGAAAACAAGTCAATTTGCAGGATATAACTAATCATCATTTGTCTCCAGAAATGCCATCTGAGTAGAGGTAGAACGTGTTCATTGCCTGCTATATTAAGCCCAGTGTAGACGAACAGATTCAATAAACACCTTCACTAATTACATTTTTCACAACCCAGCAGCCAAATTGGTCACAAAATGCAGTTGAAGCAGACAGAAGCTGGAAAAAAAATAGCTCCATAACCACATTCCTAAAAAAGACAATCCAATATGTCAGAATACATTACTGTCAATAGAGTGATCCAAATAAGTACATCTATATAACTACTTGATGTAGAAATTTGGTGCTTCAAATGTGTATTTCCCTGGTAGACAAGATGATTTTATAGTGGGAGATTAACATATAACAAGACCGATTTTCTCCCTTGTTCCTCCTGAATCTATGATTGGTTAATTAACATTATGCAAATGTGTGTCAAATGATAGCTGAGAGATGTTAGAATGGTTTTGCAATCTGATTACTTTAGAGAGGAGTGAAAGAACGTGTACACACGACAAAGCTCTACCATAATATGTGGTGGTAGTACAGTTAGACTCTGGTTTAGTACAGTGTCAAATCAAGTGACCGAATGGCTATTTTCATCCTCACTTCCAAAATTAATCATAATGCACCATAAAACCATTTCCCCGTTTCCAATGGCCTCCCTCCATATCGCCGATCACGCCACCTCGGCAGGATGCTAGGCTAGGGGATTTACATGTAGCTAGCGTGCTGATCAGCAGAGATCAGAGTGATTTGTAAAAAGGGGAGCACAGAGGCTAAATGACTATTGACTTAGGTGTTAATGTGAGGACACATGTTTGGTTCTGTCAGAATGTTCATTAAATTACATTTGCTTACCACACACCCTGAACATGTGAAATGGCTGCTTAAAGGGTATTAGGGCTTTAACGGCAGTTATCCATATGACGTATAAACACATTATTCCAGTACGGGAGTGTTTAAGCATTCAATTGATAGCTTTTAACCTAGATTTGTAGAGTATTGATAATATTGACAGAAGCATGTGGTCTATTAATATTAATGATGAACTTTTTACATTATTCATAAACTCAATGAACCCTAAACCTCACAGGATTTGGTTTAATGCCATAACACTAATTTGACATGCGTAGATATTGGATTTTCTTTATCTATCTATATGTccatatctacagtaccagtcaaaagtttggacacacctactcattcaagggtttttctttattttttacattgcagaaaaatagtgaagacatcaaaactatgaaataacatatacggaatcatgtagtaaccaaaaaatgtgttaaacaaatctaaatatattttagattatagattcttcaaagtagccatcctttgccttgatgacagctttacacaatcttggcattctctcatccagcttaatgaggtagtcacctggaatgcatgtcAATTAACATGAGggctttgttaaaagttcatttgtggaatgtctttccttcttaatgcgtttgagtatacagaagatagccctatttggtaaaaaaaaccaagtccatattatggcaagaacagctcaaataagcaaagagaaacaacagtctatcattactttaagacatgaatgtcagtcaatccggaaaatgtcaagaactttgaaagtttcttcatgtgcagtcgcaaaaaccatcatgatgaaactggctctcatgaggaccgccacaggaaaggaagatccagagttacctcttctgcagaggacacgttcattagaattaccagcctcagaaatacaGCCTAAATAAacgcttcacagaattcaagttacagacacatatcaacatcaactgttcagaggagactgcatgaatcaggccttcatggtcgaattgctgcaaagaaaccactactaaaggacaccaataagaagagacttgcttgggctaagaaacacgagcaatggacattagactggtggaaatcggtcctttagtctgatgagtccaaatttgagatttttggttccaaccgccatctttatgagacacagagtaggtgaacggatgatctctgcatgtgtggttcccaccatgaagcatggaggtgtgatggtgggggagtgctttgctggtgacagtgtctgatttatttagaattcaaggcacacttaacaagcatggctaccacggccatctgcagcgatacgccatcccatctggttgcgcttagtgggactatcatttgtttttcaacaggacaatgacccaacacacctccaagcggtgttagggctatttgaccaagaaggaaagtgatggagtgctgcatcagatgacctggccgccacaatcacccgatctcaacccaatttaaatggtttgagatgagttggaccacagactgaaggaaaagcagccaacaagtgctcagcatatgtgggaactccttctagactgttggaaaagcattccaggtgaagctggttgagagaatgccaagagtgtgcaaagctgtcatcaaggcaaacggtggctactttgaagaatcctaaatatgaaataaataaatatatatatatatatatatatatatatatatatatatatatatatatatttcatacaacttttttggttactacatgattccatatgtgttcactattattctacaatgcagaaaatagtgaaataaaaaaaaaaaaacttgaatgagtaggtgtgtccaaacttttgactggtattgtatatcaTAATATTTCCATTACCAGTGGCCAGCATTTGTTAAGCCTGTATAAGACTCATCTCACAGCTAGAATCCATTTCTATTTAGTTTGTCTCCCTCGTCAGGTATCGCCAATACAATGGTTGGCTTTGTCACTGTGTCCTAGTCAGAACACTACAGTATATTGAGGGAATGGAACCCTACTATTGAACAGGGAAGTCTGAATCACACAATCTAATATATTCCTCCTCTAGGTGAGGATACGTTGGCCAATTTTCACCACATCAAATGTCCTACAGTAATACAACACCACCCACATagaaaaatactatagtataaatactataatacaagtgtagactttaccgtgaaatgcttacttacaagcccttaaccaacagtgcagttcaagaagagttaagaaaatatttaccaagtagactaaaataaaaaagtaacacaataagaataacaataatgaggttatatacagggggcaccggtaccgagtcagagtgcgggggtacaggttagttgagataatttgtacatgtaggtgaggGTGACgtgactatgcgtagataataaatagcgagtagcagtagtgtaccaAAGGgatgggggggtcaatgtaaattgtctggtggcaattttattaattgttcagcagtcttatggcttgggggtagaaactgttgagaagcctcttggtcctagacatggtgctccggtaccgcttgccgtgcggtagcagacaAAACAGTCTAGAACTTGGGTGACTAGAGTCTCCGACAATTttctgggctttcctctgacaccgcctattatataggtcctggatggcaggaagcttggccccagtgatgtactgggcctttcgCACTACCcattgtagtgccttgcggtcagatgccgagcagttgccataccaggcggtgatgcaaccggacaggatgctctcgatggtgcagctgtagaaccttttgaggatctggggaccattgccaaatcttttcagtctcctgagggggaaaaggttttgtcgtgccctcttcacgactggctTGATATGTTTGGACATGATAGTTCGGTGgtgatgtggacagcaaggaacttgaaactctcgacctgctccactacagccccgtcgatgtagtccacgatcagctccttagctttgctcacattaagggagaggatgttgtcctTGCACTACActgacagttctctgacctcctccctataggccgtctcatcattgtcggtgatcaggcctaccactgttgtgtcgtcagcaaacttaatgatggtgttggagtcgtgcttggccacgcagttgtgggtgaacagggagtacaggaggggactaagtacacacccctgaagggccccagtgttaagggtcagagtggcagacatgttgttgcctattcttaccacctgggggcggcccttcaggaagtccaggagccagttgcagagggaagtgtttagtacCAGGGTCCTTAGGttagtgatgaactttgagggcactatggtgttgaacgctgagctgtagtcaatgaacagcataagtgttccttttgtccaggtgtgaaagggcagtgtggagtgtaatagagataggatcatctgtggatctgtgggacggtatgcaaattagagtgggtctgggataatggtgtagATGTGAGCTCTGACCAGCCttccaaagcatttcatggctacagacgtgagtgctacgggttggtagtcattagttaggcaggttaccttaatgttcttgggcacagggactatggtggtctgcttgaaacatgttggtattacagactcagacagggagaggttgaaaatgtcagtgaagacacttgccagttggtcagcgcatgctcggagtacacgccctggtaatctgtctggccctgcggccttgtgaatgttgacctgttaacctctctgggatagtttgggacgctagcgtcccacctcgccaaaagccagtgaaagtgcagggtgccaaattcaaaacaacagaaatctcataattaaaattcctcaaccatagtcatattttactccattttaaagatacacttttccttaatccaaccacagtgtccgatttcaaaaaggcttttcggcgaaagcaaaacatatcattatgttaggtcagcaactagtcacagaaagcattcagccattttccaaccagaggtgtcaaaaaagcagaaatatagataaaatgaatcactaacctttgacgatcttcatcagatgacactcccaggactcaatgttacacaataaatgtatgttttgttcgatcaagttcatatttatatccaaaaacctcagtttacattggtgccatgttcagaaatgcctccaaaacatctggagaaattgcagagagccacatcaaataacataaaaactcatcataaactttgatgaaagatacatgtttcaCATGcataaacttgttcttaatgcaaccgctgtgtcagatttcaaaaaagctttacggcaaaagcacaatattcaataatctgagaacagcgttcagccacaaaagcaagccatacagttacctgccaagttgtggagtcaacaaaagtcataaatagcattataaatcttcacttacgtttgctgatcttcgtcggaatgcactcccaggactcccacaagaaatgtttgttttgttcgattacgtccatatttatgtccaaatacctcagttttgttcgctcgtttagttcactattccaaaggcacaatgtGCGAGGGCAAAATCCAGACAAAAAGTCAAAAGAGTtgcattacagtttgtagaaacatgtcaaacaatgtttacaatcaatccttagggtctttttataataaatcttcaataatattccaacccgacaatagcgtattcattacagaggaaaaagaaggaacggcACGCCCGCGTGACCgcgcagtaaacaactgattggccacagcctagtccacttgttgaaacagctgtTATTCGAGccccttccacaatagaagcctcaaacttccaaagattgttgacatctgctggaagccttgggaagtgcaatctggccccatagacacatcatattggataggcaatcacttaaatgaaactacaaaccaGAGATTTCccgcttcctggttggatttgtctcaggttttcgcctgccatatgagttctgttatactcacagacatcattcaaaaagttttagaaacttcagagtgttttctatcaaatactacaaataatatgcatatatagcATCTgagacagagtagcaggcagtttactgggcacgcttttcatccaaacgtgaaaatgctgccccctatcccaaacaggctaactaacctccagacaagcttcaatgccacacaactctccttctgtggcctccaactgctcttaaatgcaagtaaaactaaatgcatgctcttcaaccgattgctgcccgcacctaccaactgcatcactactctggacggttctgacttagaatatgtggacaactacagatacctaggtgtctggctagactataaactctccttccagactcacattaagcatctctaatccacaattaaatctagaatcagcttcctatttcgcaacaaagcatctttcactcatgctgccaaacataccctcgtataactgaccatcctaccgatcctcgacttcggcgatatcatttacaaaatagcctccaacactcaacaaattggatgcagtctatcacagtgccatccgttttgtcaccaaagccccatatactacccaccgaTGTCACCtctacgctctcgttggctggcccttgcttcatactcgtctccaaatccactggctccaggtcatctacaagtctttgctaggtaaagccccgccttatctcagctcactggtcaccatagcagcacccacccgtagcactcgctccagcaggtatacagtgccttgcgaaagtattcggcccccttgaactttgcgaccttttgccacatttcaggcttcaaacataaagatataaaactgtatttttttgtgaagaatcaacaacaagtgggacacaatcatgaagtggaacgacatttattggatatttcaaacttttttaacaaatcaaaaactgaaaaattgggcgtgcaaaattattcagcccctttactttcagtgcagcaaactctctccagaagttcagtgaggatctctaaatgatccaatgttgacctaaatgactaatgatgataaatacaatccacctgtgtgtaatc includes the following:
- the LOC139422081 gene encoding neuronal vesicle trafficking-associated protein 2-like yields the protein MVKLGSNLQDKGAKPVSVEDGFQNVPLITPLDVGNLQYGAPDKVVVKTRTEYQTDQKKTKLKVPKVEEFTISFTDGVSERIKVTILIVLALAFLACIVFLVVYKAFTYDHSCPDGFIYKHKRCIPASLEAYYTAQDANSRGRFYTVISHYSMAKQTTSRSVSPWLPAGAAPHDAKPPNTDGH